One window of the Leptospira koniambonensis genome contains the following:
- a CDS encoding lysophospholipid acyltransferase family protein, whose product MVRYIIPYIFLYLFYLPFRILPYRICLVYGRFLVCLLYPLAKKHRKIAYDNISYAFPDYSEEKKKELVWKSFLHIGDLLAGTLFAPRLSRKWMDKYLVYDAESLAIEQKTIQDGVGVVLISGHFGTWEILVQFMGIRMKGGGIYKKVRNPYVDRLIHKLRTRNGIKLVSTEESSQVTKMLKQGYWVGFGSDQNAGKVGIFVDFFNRKASTYQGPALMAYLTGAKMLLYSVLCGEGGKVMVRVKDLGFVDKSAFSDREAAIRHYTEVWTKALEEEVKLYPEQYFWVHRRWRTKPGDFPGQI is encoded by the coding sequence TTGGTTCGTTATATTATTCCCTATATCTTTTTATACTTATTCTATCTACCTTTCAGAATTCTTCCTTATAGGATCTGCTTAGTCTACGGAAGATTTTTGGTATGTCTTCTTTATCCACTCGCTAAAAAACATCGTAAGATCGCTTATGATAATATTTCGTATGCGTTTCCTGATTATTCTGAAGAAAAGAAGAAGGAACTTGTATGGAAAAGTTTTCTTCATATTGGTGACCTTCTCGCAGGTACCTTATTTGCTCCTCGTTTAAGTCGTAAATGGATGGATAAGTATCTTGTTTACGATGCAGAATCTTTAGCAATCGAACAAAAAACGATACAAGATGGAGTAGGAGTTGTTCTGATCTCTGGACATTTTGGTACCTGGGAAATTCTTGTGCAGTTCATGGGAATCAGAATGAAGGGAGGAGGGATTTATAAAAAAGTCCGAAACCCTTATGTGGATAGACTCATTCATAAATTAAGAACTAGGAATGGTATCAAATTAGTTTCCACTGAAGAATCCAGCCAAGTTACTAAGATGTTAAAACAAGGTTATTGGGTAGGATTTGGTTCTGACCAGAATGCAGGTAAGGTCGGGATCTTTGTGGACTTCTTCAATCGAAAAGCTTCTACTTACCAAGGTCCTGCATTGATGGCATATTTGACCGGTGCAAAAATGTTACTTTATTCAGTTTTATGCGGAGAAGGTGGAAAGGTTATGGTCCGAGTCAAGGATCTTGGCTTTGTAGATAAGTCTGCATTCTCCGATAGAGAAGCTGCAATTCGTCATTACACCGAAGTTTGGACGAAAGCATTAGAGGAAGAAGTGAAACTGTATCCTGAACAATATTTTTGGGTACATAGAAGATGGAGAACCAAACCGGGGGATTTCCCGGGTCAGATCTAA